In Vicia villosa cultivar HV-30 ecotype Madison, WI linkage group LG7, Vvil1.0, whole genome shotgun sequence, the DNA window tgtaacttttaaaccgtaagccggattttggtgccgtttcgagtacagtgaagctaatcaaataatttatatactcaaatggtgttttgagttgtggctcgaattatttttaaaacactcgatcttatttgttgtggtgggatatgcttataggttcactaatgaatgtcttatCTGTATGATgacgtggttataactggtgtttattatacatgtattgttggtatgaaatatgtgttttattgatgattatgacattgatcgatgtatgtgggtgatgagcatgttatggttgatgcatgcattcataatcattttgtggctggtccttgacgatggtggatcagtggtagctacttcccattgtgtggaattagtgagtgggtgttaccgtatccttgacgatggtgggtcggtgagttgggttatcccagattttggtaccacatgcatgtagttgcattgcattaggctgttttgctattataacatgaatggaagattgtccaatgttataatatgtgttaattgggttgtttgcttgctgattgtatggtttgaatctgatcataactgtgattgggtgaatggcatgtgaaatgatattttattatctatatcttataacattagttaaatgtgaatgagactcacccttactgttgttatttttcagattgaggagtagccctcgtacttggtgaggattagctcgtcaagtagttcgttagagtcagttgggtccgtgtcatgctctggtcgtgtaacactgggggcgtcgtttagagttacttgttaaactttttattttggatggatttttatgttaacgtcttaagtctgtgacttggctggttgttattcagatgttaaagataattccgctgtgttaaacatgatgatctgaataaatttggttgacgttctcttttatggcatgacatgagtattattgcttaattatttggaagttgtaatgcccttttccatgtttactctgattattatttattatttatgcggggtattagaagggtgttacaacttaCATCAACCAAAATATATAACAACAAAACATTCTATTTTATCCTTACTTTTGTTTGCTCTATTAAATTAAACACCATAAAAAAGATTACAGATTTTTGCATTTAATAAGGACAAATAAACTCCCACTCATCCATTTGGATCAAACTTGGAGCATGAATATTCTCCGCCTCTTGCTTTGGCTCCACAACGCGATTCTCATAATACCGATAAACCGCCGCACCGGACAATACTGCCAATGTTAACGCCTGAGCGTGCATTCTGTAAaccaaacagaaattagttactatccaaataattaaattcataataataataatatatgtaCCTAGCATGAATTAGCCTAAGACTTGGCTTCAATGGAAATTTTGTACGTGAATATGTTACAAGTGTTGCTCCAATTCCAGATGCCCAAAGTCCACCTGTAATCAAATCCAACATCAATTATTTTGGTCAAGTAGCATTGTCGGGTTTGTATTTGACGTCTCGCACAACTATTAACTGAACTGACTTAACAGAATACTAATTAATAATTCGTGCTTACGCATTTGATGTCTCGTTCAACTACTAAATGAACTAGCTTAAcgggattataattaataatttggtTAAAACAATTTACGACTAAAAGTAAATAAGTAATTAAAAGTAACTTAAAAATCAGTGACATGTAGATAGAGACAAAGATGTGTTAATCTAGAATGTAGTAGTAGTACAACTTACCAATTGTGGCGAGTTTGTGTTTTGAAACCCATGATTGAATTGTCTCCATGTTGATTTTTTGTGTTTCTCTGTTTGGTTATTGATATGGAAATTGGTCTTGGGAGTATTTATAGAAGAGAGTGGGAGGTTGATGCAGAAACGTGGGCTTTTTTGTTTGGCCCGTGGGTTTATTCATTAAGGTGGATTTTGCACCTGTTTTGTTGGAACGTGGGAAAGGATTAAACAAGAGGAGGTTTACACTGGTTTTGGTGAGTGTGGTGTGCCACTTTCTGTTTTTTGTTTGCCAACCAAAAGAAAAGTGCCACTTTCTGCTTTTGTTTGCATGTCTCATCTCTCATCTATTTTATTTTCCATCTTCTCTACTTTATTAATAAatcatgtttatttaattaactaatagTGTATGATGTGGGGCATTCAGAGTTCACCACTATAACATTTTAATTTCAACTCCACAATAACAATAATACTACATTGTTTTTATAGATATTATttgcttttcttatttttttgtcTTACCGATAATACTAGTATTCTCAATATTGATGGCGGGGATGAATAGGGGTCTtacaaaaaacatatatatttgtttttggtTTCGTCTCTAACACAGTCAATGGAGGTCATAAAAATGGCCGAACAACAGGGTATAACAGGATTCAAAGCTATCGAATTGTTAATCTCAAGAAGATAAGTTAAGGGTTTCGTCTCttcattatttgttttttttattcttttatcttaCCGATAATATGAGTACTCTCAGTATGATGGTGGTAATAAATAGAGGTCTTATTAAAAAGTGAAATGCTATCTTGACACTAAATAATGACACTACAccgttaatattattattttttaattttttaatattttaatcaaacctcaaaatatatttttgtacaTAATTTAATAATACCACTCACATGAATGATATAGTGTATGATATTGGTATAAAAATTCAGTGTCATCATATCATTGCTCTATCAAAAATATTTCTCTCTTTTTTGTTTCATCTCTAGAGCAGTCAATGGAGGTCACAAAAATGGCTGAGCAACGAGGTGTAGTAGGATCCGAAACTACCGAATGGTCAATTCCAAAAAGATAAGTTGAAGGGTGTACAAAACCAAGACATTCTAATCTCTAAACGTTTGAGTAAAAAGTCTCGTGATTGACCGAGCAACCATGCTTCTAATCGATTTTCATTAAAGACATTTAGTGAGAACTATCCTAAACAAGAGAAAGACAAGAGGGCTCGAGTCATGAAATTTGATGATAGGTGGGACTAAATGTGTTCCACCTATTTACACCATGCATTTTTCTTTTCACTCCCAGCCTCAGGGCAATCAAATCTGTTCAAACCAACTATATCTATTTTGCTTGCATGATTTAGTCGAGCTGCCAAGAAGCGAATATAACCGTACTCGACGAGTGCATCATATAATATAGAAGACCGTAAAATACAAAAGACCGTTGGATCGACTCCATCACCTAAGATGGGCGCAGTGTAAATTCACTACGCCACCCCTCAATGAGCGTTTACttggacaaaacttaggtacaattctttaggtgtggtttttactattttccaatgaaaatatgacaagtgtataattttctcttacacctatgcaaatttctcctattttcactcactaaatgatatttaagtatattttcatattttcattgaaaaatagtaagaaccacacctaaagaattgtacatAAGTTTTGTCCTTACTTACTTGTTCTTCAATTTTAAGTGAATGAATCTTTAATCAAACCCTTTGAAATGACCTTGTTTCATTGGattactagtaacaaacccgtgcatacgcacgagtTCTGTTCGGTTATGCGAATTTGGATACatcacttattttaaataaaaatgttaaaaaagaaaaaaattagataaataattgattatttcatatataaaaatatttagatcaataatagattttttcccgtataccatttttggattaaaaatatttaatcataaatatcatttctcgtatataaaaatatttaaatcaataatagattttttttcccgtatacagacttcatttttgtttaggtatcatttacaaaaatatttggatcaatagtgagtttcgtatataaaaatatttagatcaataataaattttttcccgtctaccatttttaaataaaaaatatttgggtcataaatactatttttcgtaaataatagatttttttttccgtatacaaatattaattttgtttagatatcatttacaaaaatatttggatcaatattaaattttcgtatattaaaatatatagatcaataatatatatttttttccgtataccattttttgatcaaaaatatttgatcataaatacaatttctcgtatataaaaatatttaggtcaataatagattttttcccgtatacagacttcatttttgtttaggtatcatttacaaaaataagggtattttggacttttccacgaccattaattttcttatattatagattgataaattttttttggaagaaagaagtgagaaagtgatgaaagagaaaaaaaatagagaatagagggagatttgataagtttgataaaatagaagagttgtattattttaataataaaattaaaaacttt includes these proteins:
- the LOC131617664 gene encoding uncharacterized protein LOC131617664; this translates as METIQSWVSKHKLATIGGLWASGIGATLVTYSRTKFPLKPSLRLIHARMHAQALTLAVLSGAAVYRYYENRVVEPKQEAENIHAPSLIQMDEWEFICPY